In the genome of Leishmania mexicana MHOM/GT/2001/U1103 complete genome, chromosome 16, one region contains:
- a CDS encoding putative protein kinase, giving the protein MMKPSALDRIHVREDDPKELFDIMESVGIGNFGVVLKARNRATDDIVAIKQVPLSDTDKEDLDTIVKEVEILQVCDHPNIVRFYGTYYSMGVLWIVMEYCEGGSVDTAYDLLRRPLSEPLIAYVCRQTLLGLRYLHERHVIHRDIKGSNLLLTKNGQVKLADFGVSTELKHTLSRRNSFIGTALWMAPEALMEKDYDSRADMWSLGITTIELAEGQPPYLGMHIARAVFFIPLNDPPTLQAKERWSPQMNMFIRRLLTKDKELRPSAATMLMDPFVDPSAVASQEEMAAVVEQLLTRRRSMDEKRDGNDKGSNASAMTIVTRTSSVVGAIEGAGEEEGEGVAAIPTDETAAQWIDEHVAPQRRVLPAAGRVVARAGGGAVTAGAAAGDRGAPLGGRLMLLPLLHLEDMSFEALSGCRRTLFCGSTANPAGVSGGGIDAVGGATASSSGLFGAATAGGATLSSGGVVNGVVGGGSRVGGSGTAQGALDGIYPGEGNSSTTMMASANRYCHPSLLLPTSGSGGVGSMVSAFSPVHGPSSHEARMAAAAAYGDGLAEALHLLGYNVESVSPLYLRCFETTTLSTVRDVFLYNQYLPYTRAVSEAEAKQAQRMKLLCGTVLKNVCAATCEGTRNA; this is encoded by the coding sequence ATGATGAAGCCATCGGCACTCGATCGCATCCACGTGCGCGAGGATGATCCCAAGGAACTGTTCGATATTATGGAAAGCGTTGGCATCGGCAACTTTGGTGTCGTTCTCAAGGCCCGCAACCGCGCCACTGACGACATCGTTGCTATCAAGCAGGTCCCGCTCAGCGACACGGACAAGGAGGACCTGGACACCATTGTAAAGGAGGTGGAGATCCTGCAGGTGTGCGACCACCCAAACATCGTACGCTTCTATGGCACGTACTACTCGATGGGGGTCCTGTGGATCGTCATGGAATACTGCGAGGGCGGCTCCGTGGACACGGCATAcgatctgctgcgccgcccgctcTCGGAGCCGCTCATCGCGTACGTGTGCCGCCAGACCCTGCTCGGCCTGCGCTACCTGCACGAGCGTCACGTCATCCATCGCGATATTAAGGGCAGCAACTTGCTGCTCACCAAAAACGGCCAGGTGAAGCTGGCGGACTTTGGCGTTAGCACGGAGCTCAAGCACACGTTGTCGCGGCGCAACTCCTTCATCGGCACGGCGCTCTGGATGGCGCCGGAGGCCCTCATGGAGAAGGACTACGACAGCCGCGCCGACATGTGGTCTTTGGGGATTACCACGATCGAGTTGGCAGAGGGGCAGCCGCCGTACCTTGGCATGCACATTGCCCGCGCCGTCTTTTTCATCCCTCTCAACGATCCGCCAACCTTGCAGGCCAAGGAGCGCTGGTCGCCGCAGATGAACATGTTCATCCGCCGCCTGCTCACCAAGGACAAGGAGCTGCGCCCCTCTGCGGCCACGATGCTGATGGACCCCTTTGTCGATCCTTCTGCCGTCGCCTCGCAAGAGGAGATGGCCGCAGTTGTGGAGCAGCTCCTCACGCGGCGCCGATCCATGGATGAGAAGCGGGACGGCAACGACAAGGGCAGCAACGCGTCTGCCATGACGATAGTCACGCGGACGTCGTCCGTGGTAGGCGCCATCGAAGGCGCGGGCgaagaggaaggcgagggggTCGCTGCCATCCCGACGGACGAGACGGCTGCTCAGTGGATTGATGAGCatgtggcgccgcagcgaagAGTATTGCCAGCTGCTGGTCGAGTAGTTGCGAGAGCTGGTGGAGGAGCCGTGACTGcaggggctgctgctggtgacCGCGGTGCCCCGCTTGGTGGGcggctgatgctgctgccgctgctgcacctggaGGACATGTCCTTTGAGGCGCTGAGCGGGTGTCGCCGCACGCTGttctgcggcagcaccgccaatCCCGCTGGCGTCAGTGGAGGCGGCATCGACGCTGTCGGCGGCGCAACCGCATCTAGCTCCGGTCTGTTTGGCGCCGCtactgcaggaggagcgacGTTGTCCTCCGGTGGCGTGGTAAACGGGGTCGTGGGGGGCGGATCACGTGTAGGTGGGTCTGGGACCGCGCAGGGGGCGCTAGACGGCATCTACCCGGGAGagggcaacagcagcacaacCATGATGGCCAGCGCGAACCGTTACTGTCACCCGTCACTCCTGCTGCCCACAtcgggcagcggtggtgtcgGCTCGATGGTGTCCGCGTTCTCTCCGGTACACGGGCCATCTTCTCACGAGGCCAGAatggcggccgcggctgcctATGGCGATGGGCTAGCCGAAGCGCTCCACTTGCTGGGCTACAATGTAGAGAGTGTTTCCCCACTCTATCTACGCTGCTTCGAAACGACGACGCTGAGCACGGTGCGGGACGTGTTTCTGTACAACCAATACCTTCCCTACACCCGAGCGGTAtcagaggcggaggcgaagcaggcgcagcggatgAAGCTGCTCTGCGGCACGGTGCTGAAGAAtgtgtgcgccgccacgtGTGAGGGCACGCGGAACGCGTAG